In one Gossypium hirsutum isolate 1008001.06 chromosome D09, Gossypium_hirsutum_v2.1, whole genome shotgun sequence genomic region, the following are encoded:
- the LOC107892988 gene encoding transcription factor BEE 1 yields the protein MADFTSDFQSFKQSFSFLDMESLNHFTELNPRLLDNSVMNYQSFLPSSIDNFFSNQAQAIPGHEGGNLQSTASVFQPLLSAKTELIHESMKRKALDVSKSSSFGNSLSSPQVSEAEVKRRNDSGRGKRAKRNEKEEEKPKDVVHVRARRGQATDSHSLAERVRRGKINERLRCLQDIVPGCHRTMGMAVMLDEIINYVQSLQNQIEFLSMKLTAASTYYDFNSEPDALERMQREKAQEAKELERLMREGYVGGLACFHSSSSSTWSSLT from the exons ATGGCTGATTTTACATCAGACTTTCAAAGTTTTAAACAATCATTTTCTTTCTTGGATATGGAATCACTTAACCATTTCACTGAACTAAACCCCCGTCTCTTAGATAATTCAGTCATGAATTACCAAAGCTTCTTGCCCTCCTCCATTGACAACTTCTTCAGCAATCAAGCACAGGCTATCCCAGGCCACGAGGGAGGAAACTTGCAGAGCACAGCATCAGTTTTCCAGCCCCTTCTCTCTGCTAAAACTGAATTAATCCATGAAAGCATGAAGAGAAAAGCTTTGGATGTATCAAAAAGTAGTAGTTTTGGGAACTCATTATCATCTCCTCAGGTTTCTGAAGCTGAAGTCAAGAGAagaaat GATTCAGGAAGAGGGAAAAGAGCAAAACGTAATGAAAAGGAAGAAGAGAAACCAAAAGATGTAGTTCATGTTAGAGCCAGAAGAGGTCAAGCTACAGATAGTCACAGCTTGGCAGAAAGGGTTAGAAGAGGGAAAATTAATGAAAGGTTAAGATGCTTGCAAGATATTGTTCCAGGGTGCCATAGG ACCATGGGCATGGCAGTAATGTTAGATGAGATAATCAATTATGTACAATCTTTGCAGAATCAAATTGAG TTTCTTTCAATGAAGCTGACGGCAGCAAGCACATATTATGATTTCAACTCAGAGCCAGATGCCTTGGAAAGAATGCAG AGGGAAAAGGCACAGGAGGCAAAAGAGTTGGAAAGATTAATGAGAGAAGGATATGTTGGAGGGCTAGCTTGCTTccactcatcatcatcatcaacatggTCCTCTTTGACTTAA